AGAAATGAGCCTCGTCCTCGAACTCTTCCTCGAGTTTGCCTTGCTCTCCGGCGTCGCCTTCGGCGGCGCGACGGCCTTGCTGCCCGAGATGCACCGCGTCGTGGTCGAGCAGCATCACTGGCTCGACGACACCACCTTTACGCATTTGTACGCCATCGCCCAGGCGGCGCCGGGGCCGAACGTGCTGGTCGTCACCTTGATCGGTTGGAAAATCGCGGGTCTGGCCGGGGCGCTGGCGACGACGCTGGCGATGTGCGCGCCGATGAGCGTGCTGATTTATCTGCTGATCGACCGCTGGGAAAGCTTCGCCGGCAAGCGCTGGCAAAAGGCGATCAGCCTTGGTGTGGCGCCGCTTGCGGTCGGCCTGATCTTCTCCGGCGCAACGCTGATCGCGCAGGCGGCGGGTTTCGGCTGGCCGGCCTGGTTGCTGCTTGGCGCGACGCTGTTTGCCAGTCTGCGCAGCAAGCTGCATCCGCTGTGGTTCATCGGCATCGGCGCGGCGCTCGGCCTGGCTGGCCTCGTCTGATTTTGCCTGCCGGACGGCAGTCGACCGCTAGGACTGCTGGTAAGGGTTGTGCAGCCCGGCGATGACTTCCTGGAAGACGGCGCGGATCTGGCCTTCCTCGCATTCCATCAGCAGCGCATCCTCAAAGGCGTCCTGCGCCATCTGGCGCAGTTCTTCGAGGTTCTCGCGCAGCACCTTGATTTTCTCGGTGCAGGCGACGATGCTGCCGTCCGGGCGTTTCCAGATGGGTTCCATGGGCTTCAGCCGAGGATCTCGCGCAGGGCCGTGGTCAGGGCCTGGCATTCGGCGTCGGTGCCGATGCTGATGCGCAGGAACTGGTCGATGCGCGGCAACTTGAAGTGGCGGACGATGATGCTGCGCTCGCGCAGTGACTTGGCCAGTTCGGCGGCGTCGTGCTGCGGGTGGCGGGCAAAAATGAAATTGGCGGCGGACGGCAGAACCTCGAAACCGAGTTCGCCCAGTTCCGCGCTCAGCGTGTCGCGCGTCGCGATCACCTTGGTGCAGCATTCTTCGAACCAGGCGCTGTCTTCCATCGCGGCGACGGCGCCGACGATGGCCAGGCGGTCGAGCGGGTAGGAGTTGAAGCTGTTCTTGACCCGCTCCAGCGCCTCGATCAGTGTCGGGTGGCCGATCGCGAAACCGACGCGCAGGCCGGCCAGCGAACGCGATTTCGACAGCGTGTGGGTGACCAGCAGGTTGTCGTAGCGGTCGACCAGGGAAATGGCCGATTTTCCACCGAAGTCGATATAGGCCTCATCAACGACGACCACCGAATCCGGATTGGCGACGAGAATCTGCTCGATGGCAGCAAGCGGCAGCAGGCGGCCGGTCGGCGCATTCGGGTTGGGAAAAATGATGCCGCCGTTCGGTCGACCGGTGTAAT
The DNA window shown above is from Quatrionicoccus australiensis and carries:
- a CDS encoding chromate transporter, coding for MSLVLELFLEFALLSGVAFGGATALLPEMHRVVVEQHHWLDDTTFTHLYAIAQAAPGPNVLVVTLIGWKIAGLAGALATTLAMCAPMSVLIYLLIDRWESFAGKRWQKAISLGVAPLAVGLIFSGATLIAQAAGFGWPAWLLLGATLFASLRSKLHPLWFIGIGAALGLAGLV
- the hisC gene encoding histidinol-phosphate transaminase, whose product is MSRFWSQVVNDLTPYVPGEQPKIANLIKLNTNENPYPPSPRALAAIQAELGDDAARLRLYPDPNADLLKNAIARTHAVTARQVFVGNSSDEVLAHVFMALLKHEQPILFPDITYSFYPVYCGLYGIAYQTVPLADDFSINPADYTGRPNGGIIFPNPNAPTGRLLPLAAIEQILVANPDSVVVVDEAYIDFGGKSAISLVDRYDNLLVTHTLSKSRSLAGLRVGFAIGHPTLIEALERVKNSFNSYPLDRLAIVGAVAAMEDSAWFEECCTKVIATRDTLSAELGELGFEVLPSAANFIFARHPQHDAAELAKSLRERSIIVRHFKLPRIDQFLRISIGTDAECQALTTALREILG